The following proteins are co-located in the Thermus thermophilus HB8 genome:
- a CDS encoding branched-chain amino acid ABC transporter permease, with product MSFFLQLLFSGVVLGLVYALAALGFVLIYKASRVVNFAQGQFIAIGAFLAYWAMVALGAPFLLAAALALALTALLGFGVERVFLKRMVGQPIISVIMATIGLASLLDGLIHLTPFGAGNFSYPAFLPSGGVALLGVQVSYPQLLALGFTLAFLALFTWFFQRSTLGIAMRSVADDQMAAMSLGVSVEKVFALAWAAAGLTAAAAGIVVGTIAGLNLDGLVHIGLKVFPVVILGGLDSIPGAVVAGILIGVLENLAAGYLDPFVPGGGTRDVFPFLVLLLVLWFKPHGLFGTEEIERV from the coding sequence GTGAGCTTCTTCCTCCAGCTCCTCTTCTCGGGGGTGGTCCTGGGGCTCGTCTACGCCCTCGCCGCCTTGGGCTTCGTCCTCATCTACAAGGCGAGCCGGGTGGTGAACTTCGCCCAGGGGCAGTTCATCGCCATCGGGGCCTTTTTGGCCTACTGGGCCATGGTCGCCTTGGGGGCGCCCTTTCTTTTGGCCGCGGCCTTGGCCCTGGCCTTAACCGCCCTCTTGGGCTTTGGGGTGGAGCGGGTCTTCCTGAAGCGCATGGTGGGGCAGCCCATCATCTCCGTCATCATGGCCACCATCGGCCTCGCCTCCCTCCTTGACGGCCTGATCCACCTTACCCCCTTTGGGGCGGGCAACTTCAGCTACCCCGCCTTCCTGCCCTCGGGCGGTGTCGCCCTCCTGGGGGTGCAGGTCTCCTACCCCCAGCTCCTCGCCCTGGGCTTCACCCTGGCCTTCCTCGCCCTCTTCACCTGGTTTTTCCAGCGCTCCACCCTGGGGATCGCCATGCGTAGCGTGGCCGACGACCAGATGGCGGCCATGAGCCTCGGGGTCTCGGTGGAGAAGGTCTTCGCCCTGGCCTGGGCGGCGGCGGGGCTCACGGCGGCGGCGGCCGGGATCGTGGTGGGCACCATCGCCGGCCTCAACCTGGACGGGCTGGTGCACATCGGCCTTAAGGTCTTCCCCGTGGTGATCCTGGGGGGGCTGGACTCCATCCCCGGGGCGGTGGTGGCGGGGATTCTCATCGGCGTCTTGGAAAACCTGGCGGCGGGCTACCTGGACCCCTTTGTCCCCGGCGGGGGCACCCGGGACGTCTTCCCCTTCCTGGTCCTCCTTTTGGTTCTCTGGTTCAAGCCCCATGGCCTCTTCGGCACGGAGGAGATTGAGCGCGTATGA
- a CDS encoding ABC transporter ATP-binding protein: MDALNPIRPEDLGPILLLVNNIEVVYHDVIQVLRGVSLKVPEGRITALLGPNGAGKTTTLRAISGLLIPEDGEVVRGEILFRGTPIQGRPPEEIVKLGIVQVLEGRRVFKHLTVEENLKVGTLTRRGVNLKEELDRIYHYFPRLAELRHRLAGYCSGGEQQMIAIGRALLAKPRLLLLDEPSLGLAPLLVREIFDIVARVNAEEGVTVLVVEQNARVALSIAHYGYIMESGRIVLEGDRAYLLENPDVQEFYLGVAKEGGRKSFKEVKAYKRRKRFM; encoded by the coding sequence ATGGACGCTTTGAACCCGATCCGTCCCGAGGACCTCGGCCCCATCCTCCTCCTCGTCAACAACATTGAGGTGGTCTACCACGACGTGATCCAGGTGCTCCGGGGGGTCTCCCTCAAGGTCCCCGAAGGGAGGATCACCGCCCTCTTGGGCCCGAACGGGGCGGGGAAGACCACCACCCTTCGGGCCATCTCCGGCCTCCTCATCCCCGAGGACGGGGAGGTGGTGCGGGGGGAGATCCTCTTCCGGGGGACGCCCATCCAGGGCCGCCCCCCCGAGGAGATCGTCAAGCTGGGCATCGTGCAGGTCCTGGAGGGTCGCCGCGTCTTCAAGCACCTCACGGTGGAGGAGAACCTCAAGGTGGGCACCCTGACCCGGAGGGGCGTGAACCTCAAGGAGGAGCTGGACCGGATCTACCACTACTTCCCCCGCCTGGCCGAGCTCAGGCACCGGCTCGCGGGGTACTGCTCGGGCGGGGAGCAGCAGATGATCGCCATCGGGCGGGCCCTCCTCGCCAAGCCCCGCCTCCTCCTTTTGGACGAGCCCTCCCTGGGCCTCGCCCCCCTGCTCGTGCGGGAGATCTTTGACATCGTGGCCCGGGTGAACGCGGAGGAGGGGGTTACGGTCCTCGTGGTGGAGCAGAACGCCCGGGTGGCCCTCTCCATCGCCCACTACGGCTACATCATGGAGTCGGGCCGGATCGTCCTCGAGGGGGACCGGGCGTACCTCTTGGAAAACCCCGACGTCCAGGAGTTCTACCTGGGCGTGGCCAAGGAAGGGGGGAGGAAGAGCTTCAA
- a CDS encoding branched-chain amino acid ABC transporter permease, which yields MRNPWAQTGNYRTRYEQDASIFATHRELASLLLFLGFLLVLPQFLSRTQVFILDLILVYSIAVLGLNITTGYAGLINIGQAAFMGVGAYTAALLAPAGLPFYLVLPAAGLAGAFFGYLVGIPSLRVKHLYLAMATLAFQVVFEWTVGHLPLLNQGGAMPLPRVSLLGYEVGFRNHYHFWYYVSFAVLVLLALFFRNLLRTKYGRALVAVRDNDRAADAMGMDPGRTKLFAFALGAFYAGVAGALYAYLSRAVVIEDYTFSVSIKLLAMAIVGGLGTLVGSFLGPAFLELLDVNMEALSNLIKALGFSVAGVDVASALRPLAFGLVIVLFLVFEPRGLYNWWRVMRSYFRTWPFRY from the coding sequence ATGAGGAACCCTTGGGCCCAGACCGGAAACTACCGCACGCGGTACGAGCAGGACGCCAGCATCTTCGCCACCCACCGGGAGTTGGCCTCCCTTCTCCTCTTCCTGGGCTTCCTCCTGGTGCTGCCCCAGTTCCTCTCCCGGACCCAGGTCTTCATCCTGGACCTGATCCTGGTCTACAGCATCGCCGTCTTGGGGCTCAACATCACCACGGGGTACGCCGGCCTCATCAACATCGGCCAGGCGGCCTTCATGGGGGTGGGGGCGTACACCGCGGCCCTTTTGGCCCCGGCGGGGCTTCCCTTTTACCTCGTGCTCCCGGCGGCGGGGCTCGCCGGGGCCTTCTTCGGGTACCTGGTGGGCATCCCGAGCCTCCGAGTGAAGCACCTTTACCTGGCCATGGCCACCCTCGCCTTCCAGGTGGTCTTTGAGTGGACGGTGGGCCACCTCCCCCTCCTCAACCAGGGCGGGGCCATGCCCTTGCCCCGGGTAAGCCTTCTCGGGTACGAGGTGGGCTTCCGCAACCACTACCACTTCTGGTACTACGTGAGCTTCGCGGTTTTGGTCCTTCTCGCCCTCTTCTTCCGCAACCTCCTCAGGACCAAGTACGGCCGGGCCCTGGTGGCGGTGCGGGACAACGACCGGGCGGCGGACGCCATGGGCATGGACCCCGGGCGCACCAAGCTCTTCGCCTTCGCCCTGGGCGCCTTCTACGCCGGGGTGGCGGGGGCGCTTTACGCCTACCTCTCCCGGGCGGTGGTCATTGAGGACTACACCTTCTCCGTCTCCATCAAGCTCCTGGCCATGGCCATCGTGGGGGGCCTCGGCACCTTGGTGGGAAGCTTCCTGGGGCCCGCCTTTCTGGAGCTTCTGGACGTGAACATGGAGGCCCTTTCCAACCTCATTAAGGCCCTGGGCTTCAGCGTGGCTGGGGTGGACGTGGCGAGCGCCCTAAGGCCCCTGGCCTTCGGCCTCGTCATCGTCCTCTTCCTGGTGTTTGAGCCCAGGGGGCTTTACAACTGGTGGCGCGTGATGCGAAGCTACTTCCGCACCTGGCCCTTTAGGTACTAG
- a CDS encoding ABC transporter substrate-binding protein: MRRTLAGIAAVLGLALGQQQVTLFWSGAITGPTSDAGAPYGAAVEDYCKWANERKLVPGVVFNCVVRDDQYNNANTQRFFEEAVDRFKIPVFLSYATGANLQLKPLIQELRIPTIPASMHIELIDPPNNDYIFLPTTSYSEQVVALLEYIAREKKGAKVALVVHPSPFGRAPVEDARKAARELGLQIVDVQEVGSGNLDNTALLKRFEQAGVEYVVHQNVAGPVANILKDAKRLGLKMRHLGAHYTGGPDLIALAGDAAEGFLWATSFYMAHEDTPGIRLQKEIGRKYGRPENFIESVNYTNGMLVASIAVEAIRRAQERFKRITNETVYQAIVGMNGPNAFKPGFAVSTKQGVEIDFTKSEHTGAEGLRILEAKGGRFVPVTEPFTSALFRKVHYGK; the protein is encoded by the coding sequence ATGCGAAGGACACTGGCAGGCATCGCGGCGGTCTTGGGGTTGGCTTTAGGCCAGCAGCAGGTGACCCTCTTCTGGTCGGGGGCCATCACCGGGCCCACCTCGGACGCGGGGGCCCCTTACGGGGCGGCGGTGGAGGACTACTGCAAGTGGGCCAACGAGCGGAAGCTCGTGCCCGGGGTGGTCTTCAACTGTGTGGTGCGGGACGACCAGTACAACAACGCCAACACCCAGCGCTTCTTTGAGGAGGCGGTGGACCGCTTCAAGATCCCCGTCTTCCTCTCCTACGCCACGGGGGCGAACCTCCAGCTCAAGCCCCTGATCCAGGAGCTCAGGATCCCCACCATCCCCGCCTCCATGCACATTGAGCTCATTGACCCGCCCAACAACGATTACATCTTCCTCCCCACCACCAGCTACTCCGAGCAGGTGGTGGCCCTTCTGGAGTACATCGCCCGCGAGAAGAAGGGGGCCAAGGTGGCCCTGGTGGTCCACCCCTCCCCCTTCGGCCGGGCTCCGGTGGAGGACGCGAGGAAGGCGGCCCGGGAGCTCGGGCTTCAGATCGTGGACGTCCAGGAGGTGGGAAGCGGCAACCTGGACAACACCGCCCTCCTCAAGCGCTTTGAGCAGGCCGGGGTGGAGTACGTGGTCCACCAGAACGTGGCGGGCCCCGTGGCCAACATCCTCAAGGACGCCAAGCGCCTGGGCCTGAAGATGCGCCACCTGGGGGCCCACTACACGGGGGGGCCGGACCTCATCGCCTTGGCCGGGGACGCGGCGGAGGGCTTCCTCTGGGCCACGAGCTTCTACATGGCCCACGAGGACACCCCGGGGATCCGGCTGCAGAAGGAGATCGGGCGGAAGTACGGCCGTCCCGAAAACTTCATTGAGAGCGTGAACTACACGAACGGGATGCTCGTCGCGTCCATCGCCGTGGAGGCCATCCGCAGGGCCCAGGAGCGGTTCAAGCGGATCACCAACGAGACCGTCTACCAGGCCATCGTCGGCATGAACGGGCCCAACGCCTTCAAGCCGGGCTTCGCCGTCTCCACCAAGCAGGGCGTGGAGATTGACTTCACCAAGAGCGAGCACACGGGGGCGGAAGGCCTCCGGATCCTCGAGGCCAAGGGAGGGCGCTTCGTCCCCGTCACGGAGCCCTTCACCTCGGCCCTCTTCCGCAAGGTGCACTACGGCAAGTAG